In one window of Meiothermus sp. DNA:
- a CDS encoding DivIVA domain-containing protein, which yields MSERGDLTPLDIRYQEFRQGLRGYSVAEVREYLGRVADVQTALIEENERLRSHIRELEAELARSKEGEAELKRAVVAAERIAREIKAQAEREAELIKRETESERQAALQELIDQMKRIKADIEQVRNERDLFVGQFRALLEGYMSSLDRFKR from the coding sequence ATGAGCGAGCGGGGCGACCTCACACCTCTGGACATTCGCTATCAGGAGTTTCGACAAGGGCTTCGGGGTTACTCAGTAGCCGAGGTGCGCGAGTACCTGGGCCGGGTGGCCGATGTGCAGACCGCCCTGATTGAAGAAAACGAGCGCCTGAGAAGCCATATCCGCGAGCTCGAGGCCGAACTGGCCAGGTCCAAAGAGGGCGAGGCCGAACTCAAGCGGGCGGTGGTAGCGGCTGAACGCATTGCCCGCGAGATTAAGGCCCAGGCCGAGCGCGAGGCCGAGCTTATCAAGCGCGAGACCGAGTCCGAACGGCAGGCAGCGCTTCAGGAGCTGATAGACCAGATGAAGCGCATCAAAGCCGACATAGAGCAGGTTCGCAACGAGCGCGACCTGTTTGTGGGCCAGTTTCGGGCTTTGTTGGAAGGTTACATGTCTTCACTGGATAGGTTCAAACGCTGA
- a CDS encoding YggS family pyridoxal phosphate-dependent enzyme has protein sequence MSLPKVLERIDNACRRAGRDPQAVRLVAVTKEHPVAEIRERVLRYGRFPLGESRIQEALPKMDELVAEWHFIGPLQRNKARFAVRFELIHSIDSVRLAETVARKAMENGKVQRVLLELNLGREPQKHGFLEEELPEALAQIRAMEGLRVEGLMTVAPYAEDPERVRPIFAQLSRLADLYRLPERSMGMSGDFEVAVEEGATLVRVGRAIFEPDT, from the coding sequence ATGAGCCTTCCCAAAGTTCTGGAGCGCATTGACAATGCCTGCCGCAGGGCGGGCCGAGACCCCCAGGCGGTGCGGCTGGTGGCCGTAACCAAGGAACACCCGGTGGCCGAGATTCGGGAGCGGGTCTTGCGGTATGGCCGGTTTCCCCTGGGCGAGTCGCGCATTCAGGAGGCCTTGCCCAAAATGGACGAACTTGTGGCCGAGTGGCACTTTATCGGGCCCCTCCAGCGCAACAAGGCCAGGTTTGCGGTGCGCTTTGAGCTAATTCACTCCATAGACTCGGTTCGGCTGGCCGAGACGGTAGCCCGCAAGGCCATGGAAAATGGCAAGGTGCAGCGGGTACTGCTCGAGCTCAACCTGGGCCGCGAACCCCAGAAACACGGGTTCCTGGAGGAGGAGTTGCCCGAAGCTCTCGCTCAGATACGTGCGATGGAGGGCCTGCGGGTAGAGGGCCTGATGACCGTGGCCCCCTACGCAGAAGACCCCGAGAGGGTGCGGCCCATTTTTGCACAGCTCTCGCGGCTGGCCGACCTGTACCGGCTTCCCGAGCGGAGCATGGGCATGTCGGGCGATTTTGAAGTTGCGGTGGAGGAGGGCGCGACCTTGGTGCGGGTGGGGCGGGCCATATTCGAACCGGATACTTGA